One window of Oncorhynchus masou masou isolate Uvic2021 chromosome 28, UVic_Omas_1.1, whole genome shotgun sequence genomic DNA carries:
- the LOC135516966 gene encoding patched domain-containing protein 3-like, which translates to MGCQRTDCIEKPLSNLFERFGRIVGTYPVYFFVITLIVSGILGGGFYFLKDREDNDIERQFTPRSGPSKIARAFVKENFPNDDAEFSSQRLYEEGNYASIIVVSNDKSNILCTEHLKNIIKVNDKVKDISVDVDQRELRFSHLCAKTNGHCVSNEILEIIDFNASRIEQTNITFPLYTHKSRQLFLGSAIGGVQVNVKSEVKSAKAVKLFYFLESHSTRAEAWLKEFQRILSDERDNENIKVFYYTSQSKQEEIEKHTTDAIPLFSATYALAIAFSVISCLRVDNVRNKVWVAAIGVLSAGLAVLSSFGLMFYIGIPFVITVANCPFLILGIGVDDMFIMVSNWQQTNVKDPVEKRMAHTYKEAAMSITITTLTDILGFYIGLTSDFLSVQYFCLYTSTAIIFCYIYNVTFFGAFLALNGRRERSNRHWLTCIKIPSENPKECSNGYSMCCVGGNYDKATGTEKEQPINHFFKKYYGPFLTKPWTKVIVIFIYAGYLAASIYGCFQIQQGIDLRDLAADDSYVIPYYNNDRQYFSTYGPNVMVIVSETFPYWDKNKRSELHSCMDDFKKLQFITDDLYTSWLDYYEGYARSTHLNIDDEIVFSANLFLFLNLYPDFKQDVNFTSNAIHASRFFIQTVHIVNASMEIEMVNSLKETAEGCSVVPLMVYHPAFIYYDQYAVIVSGTLQNIGVTTAVMLIIALLLIPNPLCSLWVTFSIVSVIVGVTGFMALWDVNLDSISMIILVVCIGFTVDFSAHISYAFVSCKKLSVNERVVDALFTLGYPIVQGASSTILGVVVLAASKNHIFRTFFKIMCLVMLFGLIHGITFLPVFLTLFTSNSEKQKCDLKKDFKSGVMPQMKLDKKCVACDNKSEQYPEETGRDNFF; encoded by the exons ATGGGCTGCCAACGTACAGACTGCATTGAGAAGCCCTTGTCGAATCTCTTTGAGAGATTTGGACGAATTGTTGGCACCTACCCGGTCTATTTTTTTGTTATAACTCTAATAGTATCCGGAATTCTGGGAGGAGGGTTTTATTTTCTGAAAGACAGGGAGGATAATGACATTGAACGACAATTTACACCGAGGAGTGGACCCTCAAAGATTGCGAGGGCCTTTGTCAAAGAGAACTTTCCAAATGACGACGCAGAGTTCTCAAGCCAGAGGCTCTATGAAGAAGGGAATTACGCATCAATCATCGTGGTATCCAATGACAAATCAAATATTCTATGCACAGAACATTTGaagaacattattaaagtgaacgATAAGGTTAAAGATATCTCAGTTGATGTAGACCAAAGGGAGTTGAGGTTCAGCCATTTATGTGCAAAGACAAATGGACATTGTGTGTCAAATGAGATTTTAGAAATTATTGACTTCAATGCAAGTAGAATTGAGCAGACAAACATTACTTTCCCTCTATATACACACAAATCAAGACAACTCTTTCTGGGATCTGCAATAGGTGGGGTTCAAGTAAATGTCAAAAGTGAAGTCAAAAGTGCCAAAGCTGTAAAGCTTTTCTACTTCTTGGAAAGTCACTCCACCAGAGCTGAGGCATGGCTAAAAGAATTCCAAAGGATCCTATCAGATGAGAGAGACAATGAAAATATTAAG GTGTTTTACTATACATCACAATCGAAGCAGGAGGAGATAGAAAAACACACCACAGACGCGATTCCATTGTTCTCAGCCACATATGCCCTTGCCATCGCCTTCTCAGTCATATCTTGCCTAAG GGTGGACAATGTGAGGAACAAAGTGTGGGTGGCTGCTATTGGTGTCCTCTCTGCTGGCCTGGCTGTGCTGTCCTCATTTGGATTGATGTTTTACATTGGAATTCCCTTTGTCATTACTGTAGCAAACTGTCCTTTCCTTATACTTG GAATTGGTGTCGATGACATGTTCATTATGGTGTCAAACTGGCAGCAGACCAATGTCAAAGACCCTGTGGAGAAACGCATGGCACACACCTACAAAGAAGCTGCCATGTCTATAACCATCACCACCTTGACTGACATCCTTGGGTTTTACATTGGACTCACGTCCGACTTTCTGTCAGTACAATATTTCTGCCTGTATACAAGCACTGCCATTATATTTTGCTACATTTACAATGTCACATTCTTTGGAGCTTTCCTGGCATTGaatgggaggagagaaagaagcaACAGACActggttgacttgcataaagaTCCCATCTGAGAATCCCAAAGAATGTTCTAATGGGTATAGTATGTGTTGTGTGGGAGGGAACTATGATAAAGCCACTGGGACAGAGAAAGAACAACCAATCAATCATTTCTTTAAGAAATACTATGGTCCTTTTCTGACAAAACCATGGACCAAAGTAATTGTAATCTTTATTTATGCTGGGTATTTGGCAGCAAGCATCTATGGGTGTTTTCAAATACAGCAAGGAATTGATCTTCGTGATTTGGCGGCTGATGACTCTTATGTTATTCCGTATTATAACAATGACAGGCAATACTTCTCTACTTATGGTCCTAATGTCATGGTAATTGTCAGTGAGACATTTCCATATTGGGATAAGAACAAACGATCTGAACTCCACTCCTGCATGGATGACTTCAAGAAGCTTCAATTTATTACGGATGATTTGTATACATCCTGGCTAGATTACTATGAAGGCTATGCACGAAGTACACATTTAAACATTGATGATGAAATTGTATTCAGTgcaaatttatttttatttctaaaTTTGTACCCTGATTTTAAGCAAGATGTGAACTTCACCAGTAACGCTATCCATGCTTCTCGATTCTTCATCCAAACTGTTCATATAGTCAATGCCAGTATGGAAATTGAAATGGTGAACAGCCTTAAAGAAACAGCAGAAGGTTGTAGTGTTGTCCCATTGATGGTTTACCACCCGGCATTCATCTACTATGACCAGTATGCTGTTATAGTGAGTGGCACCCTCCAGAATATTGGAGTCACGACAGCAGTCATGTTGATTATCGCCCTTTTACTGATTCCAaaccctctctgttctctgtgggTGACATTCTCTATCGTCTCTGTCATTGTGGGCGTCACTGGTTTCATGGCATTGTGGGACGTCAATCTAGACTCCATATCCATGATCATTCTTGTTGTCTGCATTGGTTTCACCGTTGACTTCTCTGCTCATATATCCTACGCCTTTGTCTCGTGCAAAAAATTGAGTGTCAATGAAAGAGTTGTTGATGCTCTCTTTACTTTGGGCTATCCCATAGTACAAGGGGCTAGTTCGACCATTTTAGGTGTGGTGGTTTTGGCTGCTTCCAAGAATCATATTTTCAGGACATTTTTTAAGATTATGTGCTTGGTAATGCTTTTTGGGCTCATTCATGGCATCACTTTCCTCCCAGTGTTTCTAACTTTATTCACATCCAACtcagaaaaacaaaaatgtgatcTGAAAAAAGATTTTAAGAGTGGGGTTATGCCTCAAATGAAGCTTGACAAGAAGTGTGTAGCCTGTGACAACAAA AGTGAACAGTACCCAGAAGAGACAGGACGAGACAACTTTTTCTGA